Proteins co-encoded in one Gossypium arboreum isolate Shixiya-1 chromosome 11, ASM2569848v2, whole genome shotgun sequence genomic window:
- the LOC108471687 gene encoding uncharacterized protein LOC108471687 produces MEVNHFIFALISLSCLFSVSANVPPPLSNASSPASSELYDMMEVMSESPSPFAFDGTTLESIDDLLSILPSGVDPALQQICGNTDHPVECIIATMPFLDGNAPIEPLSVLKAGIKAMDNQTKDALAEVTRLSMDPTTPKTIVPILQTCIDVYNNILNSDQKSLEAISNHNLVQLSTELGANVEIVLGCDNAFKQAKLESPMKDMDAMLANIISNTLTIGVDMVHF; encoded by the coding sequence ATGGAGGTCAACCATTTCATCTTCGCCCTTATCTCTCTCTCTTGTCTCTTCTCTGTTTCTGCTAATGTCCCTCCACCCCTTTCCAATGCTTCTAGCCCTGCTTCTTCAGAACTTTATGATATGATGGAGGTCATGTCTGAATCACCATCACCATTTGCATTCGATGGTACAACATTGGAAAGCATTGATGATTTATTGAGTATACTACCTAGTGGTGTCGACCCTGCCCTTCAGCAAATCTGTGGGAACACTGATCACCCCGTCGAATGTATCATAGCAACTATGCCATTCCTAGATGGGAATGCTCCTATTGAGCCTCTTTCTGTCCTTAAAGCTGGGATTAAAGCAATGGATAACCAGACCAAAGATGCATTAGCGGAGGTTACAAGGCTCTCAATGGACCCCACTACCCCTAAAACTATTGTTCCCATCCTTCAAACATGCATTGATGTCTACAATAACATTCTTAACAGTGATCAAAAATCCCTTGAAGCCATCTCCAACCATAACCTTGTTCAGTTGAGCACAGAACTAGGCGCCAATGTGGAAATTGTACTCGGTTGTGACAATGCTTTCAAACAGGCTAAGCTTGAATCTCCAATGAAGGACATGGATGCAATGCTTGCAAATATCATTAGCAACACCTTGACCATTGGTGTCGACATGGTCCACTTTTAG